A single window of Brevundimonas naejangsanensis DNA harbors:
- a CDS encoding phosphotransferase family protein, whose translation MSDLDVARLGQWLAGVLPAAPADIHLEKFPGGQSNPTYRMTVDGRDYVLRRRPFGPLLPSAHAVEREYRLISALHPTGFAVPAPLALCQDDAVIGSAFYVMELVEGRTFWNGALPGLSPSERRAAYEAMVDTLAQLHSVDPVAVGLEDFGRPGNYFERQVARWTKQYRAAQTDDLPEVERLIDFLPRTAPEQTRTAIIHGDYRIDNLIYAPDSMTVRAVLDWELATLGDPLADFAYLAMNWILPADGRAGLNGLDLEAAGIPSLDDMARRYCAAIGRDTLPDLHWHFAFNLFRLIGIIQGVKKRMLSGNASSAKAADAVAMLPALTTAAWREARLAGAEE comes from the coding sequence ATGAGCGATCTGGACGTCGCGCGTCTGGGACAGTGGCTGGCGGGCGTCCTGCCCGCCGCGCCCGCCGATATCCATCTGGAGAAATTCCCCGGCGGCCAGTCGAACCCGACATATCGGATGACCGTCGACGGCCGGGACTATGTCCTGCGCCGCCGCCCGTTCGGCCCCCTGCTGCCCTCGGCCCATGCGGTCGAGCGTGAATACAGGCTGATCAGCGCCCTGCATCCGACCGGCTTTGCCGTGCCTGCGCCGCTCGCCCTGTGTCAGGACGACGCCGTCATCGGCTCGGCCTTCTATGTGATGGAGTTGGTCGAGGGACGCACCTTCTGGAACGGCGCCCTGCCGGGCCTGTCGCCGTCCGAGCGCCGCGCCGCCTATGAGGCCATGGTCGATACGTTGGCCCAGTTGCACAGCGTCGATCCGGTCGCCGTGGGACTGGAGGATTTCGGGCGCCCCGGAAACTATTTCGAGCGTCAGGTCGCGCGCTGGACCAAGCAATATCGCGCCGCCCAGACCGACGACCTGCCCGAGGTCGAACGCCTGATCGACTTCCTGCCGCGCACGGCGCCGGAACAGACCCGCACCGCCATCATCCACGGCGACTATCGCATCGACAACCTGATCTACGCCCCCGATTCCATGACGGTCCGGGCCGTGCTGGACTGGGAGTTGGCGACGCTGGGCGACCCTCTGGCCGACTTCGCCTATCTGGCCATGAACTGGATTCTGCCCGCCGACGGCCGCGCCGGGCTAAACGGTTTGGACCTTGAGGCCGCGGGCATTCCTTCGCTGGACGACATGGCCCGGCGATATTGCGCCGCCATCGGGCGCGATACCCTGCCGGACCTGCACTGGCACTTCGCCTTCAACCTGTTCCGCCTGATCGGCATCATCCAGGGCGTGAAAAAGCGAATGCTGTCGGGCAACGCCTCTAGCGCAAAGGCCGCCGACGCCGTGGCCATGCTGCCTGCCCTCACCACTGCCGCCTGGCGTGAAGCCCGCCTCGCCGGCGCCGAAGAATAG
- a CDS encoding HU family DNA-binding protein: protein MTKTELIGRMAQAAGISRDQAKLALEAFTDQVTASLVEGRVVRLVGFGSFVAAERKAGVARNPQTGQEIARPASRTARFRPGEGLKSALNG, encoded by the coding sequence GTGACCAAGACTGAACTGATCGGCCGCATGGCCCAGGCGGCGGGGATCAGCCGCGACCAGGCCAAACTGGCGCTGGAGGCTTTCACCGATCAGGTGACCGCCTCGCTTGTCGAGGGGCGGGTGGTTCGCCTGGTCGGCTTCGGCAGCTTCGTCGCCGCCGAGCGCAAGGCGGGCGTGGCGCGCAATCCTCAAACCGGCCAGGAGATCGCGCGGCCCGCCTCTCGCACCGCGCGCTTTCGCCCGGGCGAAGGCTTGAAAAGCGCCTTGAACGGCTGA
- a CDS encoding cupin domain-containing protein, producing the protein MQGYLDDIERATLDNDDYRRVLYTGRHLQLVLMTLQPGEEIGEEVHEGHDQFFRIEQGEGQIVIDGQSRPAKAESGIIVPAGARHNLINTGSQPLKLYTIYGPPEHRHDVVHPTKADEAEEHFDGKTSE; encoded by the coding sequence ATGCAAGGCTATCTGGACGACATCGAACGGGCCACGCTCGACAACGACGACTATCGCCGCGTGCTCTACACCGGCCGTCACCTGCAACTGGTGCTGATGACGCTTCAACCGGGCGAAGAGATCGGCGAAGAGGTCCACGAAGGCCACGACCAGTTCTTCCGCATCGAACAGGGCGAAGGACAGATCGTCATCGACGGGCAGTCGCGCCCCGCCAAGGCTGAGTCCGGCATCATCGTTCCGGCCGGCGCCCGTCACAACCTGATCAACACCGGCTCGCAGCCGCTGAAGCTCTACACCATCTATGGCCCGCCGGAGCATCGCCACGACGTGGTCCACCCGACCAAGGCCGACGAAGCCGAAGAACATTTCGACGGCAAGACCTCGGAATAG
- the lon gene encoding endopeptidase La, with the protein MTESKILPVLPLRDIVVFPHMVVPLFVGREKSVRALDEIMKGEKQILLATQMNSVDDDPATDAIYSTGVLATVLQLLKLPDGTVKVLVEGKSRARLTRFTDREDYYEAEAVEIEDEAGDPSQSEALLRAVIEQFENYVKLNKKVPPEALSAIPQITDPSKLADSVAAHLSVKIADKQALLETVVIPARLEKVYGMMEGEISVLQVEKKIRSRVKRQMEKTQREYYLNEQMKAIQRELGETDDARDELLELEKRIKKTRLSKEARTKAEAELKKLRNMSPMSAESTVVRNYLDWLLSIPWSKTRPKPIDLQKAEDILEEDHYGLEKVKERIIEYLAVQARTGSLKGPILCLVGPPGVGKTSLAQSIAKATGREYVRMSLGGVRDEAEIRGHRRTYIGSMPGKIIQSMKKAKTTNAFVLLDEIDKLGADWRGDPSSALLEVLDPAQNSTFGDHYLEVDYDLSPVMFVTTANSLNMPQPLLDRMEIIRVSGYTEDEKVEIARRHVLPKQLKDHGLKEGELIVPDDTIRELIRYYTREAGVRSLERALGGLARKAVREMARTNAASITVDAAKLAEYAGVKKFRYGETDAEDQVGIVTGLAWTEFGGDILTIEALKMPGRGRMTVTGNLKDVMKESISAAASYVRSRALSFGVKPPLFEKTDIHVHVPDGATPKDGPSAGVAMTVAMVSVLTGIPIRKDIAMTGEITLRGRVTAIGGLKEKLLAALRSGVKTVLIPQENEKDLEEVPENVKAALEIVPISNADEALKWALTGTPTPVEWDEAAEPMTPTPPAPLAGEGASISH; encoded by the coding sequence ATGACCGAGAGCAAAATCCTCCCTGTCCTGCCGCTGAGAGACATCGTCGTCTTTCCGCACATGGTCGTGCCGCTGTTTGTCGGGCGCGAGAAGTCCGTGCGCGCCCTCGACGAGATCATGAAGGGCGAGAAGCAGATCCTGCTCGCCACCCAGATGAACTCGGTCGATGACGACCCGGCGACGGACGCCATCTATTCGACCGGCGTGCTGGCCACGGTGCTGCAACTGCTGAAGCTGCCGGACGGCACGGTGAAGGTGCTGGTCGAGGGCAAGTCGCGCGCGCGCCTGACTCGCTTCACCGACCGTGAGGACTACTACGAAGCCGAGGCCGTCGAGATCGAAGACGAAGCCGGCGATCCGTCGCAGAGCGAAGCCTTGCTGCGCGCCGTGATCGAGCAGTTCGAAAACTATGTGAAGCTGAACAAGAAGGTCCCGCCCGAGGCCCTGAGCGCCATTCCTCAGATCACCGACCCGTCCAAGCTGGCGGACTCGGTCGCCGCGCATCTGTCGGTCAAGATCGCCGACAAGCAGGCCCTGCTCGAAACCGTCGTCATCCCGGCGCGGCTTGAGAAGGTCTACGGCATGATGGAAGGCGAAATCAGCGTCCTTCAGGTCGAGAAGAAGATCCGCAGCCGCGTGAAGCGGCAGATGGAGAAGACCCAGCGCGAATATTATCTGAACGAGCAGATGAAGGCGATCCAGCGCGAGCTGGGCGAGACTGACGACGCGCGTGACGAACTGCTGGAGCTGGAAAAGCGCATCAAGAAGACGCGCCTGTCCAAGGAGGCCCGCACCAAGGCCGAGGCGGAGCTGAAGAAGCTGCGCAACATGTCGCCGATGTCGGCGGAATCGACCGTGGTGCGCAACTACCTCGACTGGCTGCTGTCGATCCCGTGGTCCAAGACCCGGCCCAAGCCCATCGACCTCCAGAAGGCCGAGGACATCCTCGAAGAGGATCACTATGGCCTGGAGAAGGTCAAGGAACGGATCATCGAGTATCTGGCCGTTCAGGCGCGCACCGGCAGCCTGAAGGGGCCGATCCTGTGCCTCGTCGGCCCTCCGGGCGTCGGCAAGACCTCGCTGGCCCAGTCCATCGCCAAGGCGACGGGGCGTGAATACGTCCGCATGTCGCTGGGCGGCGTGCGCGACGAGGCCGAAATCCGCGGCCACCGCCGGACCTATATCGGCTCCATGCCCGGCAAGATCATCCAGTCGATGAAGAAGGCGAAAACCACCAACGCCTTCGTCCTGCTGGACGAGATCGACAAGCTGGGCGCCGACTGGCGCGGCGACCCGTCCTCGGCGCTGCTGGAAGTGCTGGATCCGGCCCAGAACTCGACCTTCGGCGACCACTATCTGGAGGTCGACTACGACCTGTCGCCGGTGATGTTCGTCACCACGGCCAACAGCCTGAACATGCCCCAGCCCCTGCTGGACCGCATGGAGATCATCCGCGTCTCTGGCTACACCGAGGATGAGAAGGTTGAGATCGCCCGCCGCCACGTCCTGCCCAAACAGCTCAAGGACCACGGCCTGAAGGAGGGCGAGCTGATCGTCCCTGACGACACGATCCGCGAGCTGATCCGCTATTACACGCGCGAAGCCGGCGTGCGTTCGCTGGAACGCGCCCTGGGCGGTCTGGCCCGCAAGGCGGTGCGCGAGATGGCCAGGACCAACGCCGCCTCGATCACCGTGGATGCGGCCAAGCTGGCCGAATACGCGGGCGTGAAGAAGTTCCGCTACGGCGAGACGGATGCGGAAGACCAGGTCGGCATCGTCACCGGCCTGGCCTGGACCGAGTTCGGCGGAGACATTCTGACCATCGAGGCCCTGAAGATGCCGGGCCGCGGCCGCATGACCGTGACCGGCAACCTGAAGGACGTCATGAAGGAGTCGATCTCGGCGGCGGCGTCCTACGTCCGCAGCCGCGCCCTCAGCTTCGGCGTCAAGCCGCCGCTGTTCGAGAAGACCGACATCCACGTGCACGTGCCGGACGGCGCCACGCCCAAGGACGGCCCCTCGGCGGGGGTGGCCATGACGGTGGCCATGGTGTCGGTTCTGACCGGCATTCCCATCCGCAAGGACATCGCCATGACCGGCGAGATCACCCTGCGGGGGCGGGTCACGGCCATCGGCGGCCTCAAGGAGAAGCTGCTGGCGGCCCTGCGTTCGGGCGTGAAGACCGTCCTGATCCCGCAGGAGAACGAGAAGGACCTCGAAGAGGTGCCGGAGAACGTCAAGGCGGCCCTGGAGATCGTGCCGATCTCTAACGCCGACGAAGCGCTGAAGTGGGCCTTGACCGGCACGCCGACCCCCGTCGAATGGGACGAGGCGGCCGAACCCATGACCCCGACGCCGCCGGCGCCGCTGGCCGGCGAGGGGGCCAGCATCAGCCACTGA
- the gltX gene encoding glutamate--tRNA ligase translates to MTSPSSTVVTRFAPSPTGYLHIGGARTALFNWLYAKGRGGKFLIRIEDTDRERSTDEAVKAIFDGLSWLELFGDEEPVFQFGRADRHREVINELLATGHAYRDFLTADETTALRDQAKAEGRDFVSPWRDREPSVDDLAKPHTVRFRRPLDQAVVVEDAVQGTVRWESASLDDLVILRSDGAPTYNLAVVVDDHDMGVTHVIRGDDHLNNAARQSLIYDALGWARPTFAHIPLIHGPDGAKLSKRHGAQAVHEYADMGYLPEAMRNYLARLGWAHGDDELFSDEQALAWFDLAGVNKAPARLDFDKLAHVNAHWLRLADDDRLAKLTLDAHLARGRTLEPDDEERLLRAMPFVKDRAKTIPELADQTAFVLQARPLALNEKSAGLLQGESGQRISRLRERLALFQSWDVFALEAELKVFAEEEGVGFGKIGPSMRAALTGGSTSPDIARTLCALGRDESLGRLDDALQQTK, encoded by the coding sequence ATGACCTCCCCTTCATCGACCGTCGTCACCCGCTTCGCCCCCTCGCCCACAGGCTACCTGCATATCGGCGGGGCGAGAACCGCGTTATTCAACTGGCTTTACGCCAAGGGACGCGGCGGCAAATTCCTGATCCGCATCGAGGACACCGACCGCGAGCGGTCGACGGACGAGGCGGTGAAGGCCATATTTGACGGCCTGTCCTGGCTTGAGCTGTTCGGCGACGAAGAGCCCGTCTTCCAGTTCGGCCGCGCCGACCGCCACCGCGAGGTGATCAATGAGCTGCTGGCGACAGGCCACGCCTATCGCGACTTCCTGACGGCCGACGAGACCACGGCCCTGCGCGACCAGGCCAAGGCCGAGGGGCGCGACTTCGTCTCGCCCTGGCGCGACCGCGAGCCCAGCGTCGATGACCTGGCCAAGCCGCACACTGTGCGCTTCCGTCGGCCGCTGGATCAGGCCGTCGTCGTCGAGGACGCCGTGCAGGGGACGGTGCGCTGGGAATCGGCGTCGCTGGACGACCTGGTCATCCTGCGTTCCGACGGGGCGCCGACCTATAATCTGGCCGTGGTGGTGGACGACCACGACATGGGCGTGACCCACGTCATCCGCGGCGACGACCATCTGAACAACGCCGCCCGCCAGAGCCTGATCTACGACGCGCTCGGCTGGGCCCGACCGACCTTCGCCCACATCCCCCTGATCCACGGCCCCGACGGCGCCAAGCTGTCCAAGCGCCACGGCGCCCAGGCCGTGCACGAATACGCCGACATGGGTTATCTGCCCGAAGCCATGCGCAACTATCTGGCCCGTCTGGGCTGGGCGCACGGCGACGATGAACTGTTCAGCGACGAACAGGCCCTCGCCTGGTTCGACCTGGCGGGCGTCAACAAAGCGCCCGCCCGCCTGGACTTCGACAAACTGGCCCACGTCAACGCCCACTGGCTGCGGCTGGCGGACGACGACCGCCTCGCCAAACTGACGCTCGACGCCCATTTGGCGCGCGGCCGCACCCTGGAGCCGGACGACGAGGAACGGCTGCTGCGGGCCATGCCTTTCGTCAAGGATCGCGCCAAGACCATCCCCGAGCTGGCGGATCAAACGGCATTCGTGTTGCAGGCGCGTCCACTCGCGCTCAACGAGAAATCGGCCGGTTTGCTGCAAGGCGAAAGCGGGCAGAGAATTTCACGACTGCGTGAACGTCTGGCTCTTTTCCAAAGCTGGGATGTCTTCGCCCTTGAAGCCGAACTTAAGGTTTTTGCCGAGGAAGAAGGCGTAGGTTTCGGAAAAATAGGACCTTCCATGCGCGCCGCCTTGACGGGCGGTTCGACCTCGCCCGATATCGCACGAACTCTTTGCGCTCTCGGGCGTGACGAAAGTCTCGGACGCTTGGATGATGCGCTGCAACAGACTAAGTGA
- the gltA gene encoding citrate synthase, producing the protein MTEQAKPAGSATLSYQDKTVELPVLSGSTGPDVIDIRKLYGGTGAFTFDPGFTSTAACESALTYIDGDAGVLLHRGYPIDQLASKSNFLEVCHLLLHGELPNAAEYEEFEQCVTRHTMLHAQFDRFFEGFRRDAHPMAIMVGTVGALSAFYHDSLDIHDPVQRNISAIRLIAKMPTIAARAYKYHIGQPFISPRNDLSYAENFLRMCFAVPAEDYHVDPALVRAMDRIFILHADHEQNASTSTVRLAGSSGANPFACIAAGIACLWGPSHGGANEEALNMLKEIGTPDRIPEFIEGVKARKYKLMGFGHRVYKNYDPRAKVMQQSAYEVLAATGRENDPLFQVAKELEAVALQDEYFTSRKLFPNVDFYSGITLSAMGFPTTMFTVLFALARTVGWIAQWQEMMADPSQKIGRPRQLYTGPTERDYVPLAQRG; encoded by the coding sequence ATGACTGAACAAGCGAAACCCGCCGGCTCGGCGACCCTGTCCTATCAGGACAAGACTGTAGAGCTCCCCGTCCTTTCCGGCTCGACCGGCCCGGACGTCATCGATATCCGCAAGCTGTACGGCGGCACCGGCGCCTTCACCTTCGACCCCGGCTTCACCTCTACGGCGGCCTGCGAATCGGCCCTGACCTATATCGACGGCGACGCTGGCGTGCTGCTGCACCGCGGCTATCCGATCGACCAGTTGGCCTCGAAGTCCAACTTCCTGGAAGTCTGCCACCTGCTGCTGCATGGCGAGCTGCCGAACGCCGCCGAATACGAAGAGTTCGAGCAGTGCGTCACGCGCCACACCATGCTGCACGCGCAGTTCGACCGCTTCTTCGAAGGCTTCCGCCGCGACGCCCACCCGATGGCGATCATGGTCGGCACCGTCGGCGCCCTGTCGGCCTTCTATCACGACAGCCTGGACATCCATGATCCGGTGCAGCGCAACATCTCGGCCATCCGCCTGATCGCCAAGATGCCGACGATCGCGGCCCGCGCTTACAAGTATCACATCGGGCAGCCCTTCATCTCGCCGCGCAACGACCTGTCGTACGCCGAGAACTTCCTGCGCATGTGCTTCGCCGTGCCGGCCGAGGACTACCACGTCGATCCGGCGCTGGTGCGCGCGATGGACCGCATCTTCATCCTGCACGCCGACCACGAGCAGAACGCCTCGACCTCGACCGTCCGCCTGGCCGGTTCGTCGGGCGCCAACCCGTTCGCCTGTATCGCCGCCGGCATCGCCTGCCTGTGGGGCCCGTCGCACGGGGGCGCCAACGAAGAGGCGCTGAACATGCTGAAGGAAATCGGCACCCCGGACCGCATCCCCGAGTTCATCGAGGGCGTGAAGGCGCGCAAGTACAAGCTGATGGGCTTCGGCCACCGCGTGTACAAGAACTACGATCCGCGCGCCAAGGTCATGCAGCAGTCGGCCTATGAAGTGCTGGCCGCCACGGGCCGCGAGAACGACCCGCTGTTCCAGGTCGCCAAGGAACTGGAAGCCGTCGCCCTGCAGGACGAATACTTCACCTCGCGCAAGCTGTTCCCGAACGTCGACTTCTACTCGGGCATCACCCTGTCGGCCATGGGCTTCCCGACCACCATGTTCACCGTGCTGTTCGCCCTGGCGCGCACCGTGGGCTGGATCGCTCAGTGGCAGGAAATGATGGCCGATCCGTCGCAGAAGATCGGCCGCCCGCGTCAGCTGTACACCGGGCCGACCGAGCGCGACTACGTCCCGCTGGCCCAGCGCGGCTAA
- a CDS encoding ComEC/Rec2 family competence protein has product MARLFASLLADARAQAERWPLWSSVCFGAGCAAYFALKGEPATWPLALGAVVLLGAWIMGRARGLPRWAILILLMLACFAGGLAVAKLRTETVAAPIALADMAPTQVEGWVIDVDSSGQNGARVVVAPARVRGLTPEQTPERLRVTVKGAPPPPGAPIRVFGILNPPPPPASPGAYDFGRNAYFKGMGGTLFALGPTRPAVLAPPPWRVRAAMKVNAVRYALAARIVARLGERTGGVAAAMTTGHETWIQDPDLDAMRDSGLAHILSISGLHMAVVGGFVFFAARLLVAAWPWLALRVSGKKAAAIAGLIAVGTYLVISGAPPPAERAAITASIAFLAILTDRQAVTMRALSAAAFVVLLLRPEAVVTPGFQMSFAATAALVALVEVWPRRIREFAAPWPIVAAQRFGSWLMAACAASLVAGMATGPFAMQHFNRTAVYGLIANMATAPLADFVMMPALALGAALEPLGLGAPFLWVAGQSVDAMLMIGHWAASLPGAVKAIPSAPAAALPVAFLGILFMCLWRGPWRFLGLPFAAAVLIWPRPAPPDIWIGDGGANAAYRLESDAVVVRPAVRQFASDLWSRRRGLEPVARSPEGWTCKRSYCAPDGEPGPLALWWGKAAPTPEQLDQMCRSAQVISVRAVITTLPSSCQGRLVLDGADYARGGSVELWRDGAGGWRALWAAEVRGRRPWSGGGAE; this is encoded by the coding sequence ATGGCCCGGTTATTTGCCAGCTTGCTCGCGGACGCGCGGGCGCAGGCCGAACGCTGGCCGCTATGGTCGTCCGTCTGCTTTGGCGCCGGGTGCGCGGCCTACTTCGCTCTGAAGGGCGAGCCGGCGACCTGGCCGCTGGCGCTGGGCGCCGTCGTCCTGCTCGGCGCCTGGATCATGGGGCGGGCCAGAGGCCTGCCGCGTTGGGCGATCCTGATCCTGCTGATGCTGGCCTGTTTCGCGGGCGGACTGGCGGTGGCCAAGCTGAGAACAGAGACTGTGGCGGCGCCGATCGCGCTCGCGGACATGGCGCCCACCCAGGTCGAGGGCTGGGTCATCGACGTGGACTCGTCCGGCCAGAACGGGGCGCGCGTCGTGGTGGCGCCGGCGCGCGTGCGGGGTCTGACGCCTGAGCAGACGCCCGAGCGGCTGCGCGTGACGGTGAAGGGGGCGCCGCCGCCGCCGGGCGCGCCGATCCGGGTGTTCGGCATCCTGAACCCGCCGCCGCCGCCCGCCAGCCCCGGCGCCTACGACTTCGGCCGCAACGCCTATTTCAAGGGGATGGGCGGAACCCTGTTCGCCCTGGGGCCGACCCGTCCGGCGGTGCTCGCCCCGCCCCCGTGGCGGGTGAGGGCGGCGATGAAGGTCAATGCCGTCCGCTATGCCCTGGCTGCGCGGATCGTGGCGCGTCTGGGCGAGCGGACCGGCGGAGTGGCGGCGGCCATGACGACCGGTCACGAAACATGGATTCAGGATCCGGATCTGGACGCAATGCGCGATTCCGGGCTGGCGCACATCCTGTCGATCTCGGGCCTGCATATGGCGGTCGTGGGCGGCTTTGTCTTCTTTGCGGCCCGCCTTCTGGTTGCGGCGTGGCCGTGGCTGGCGCTGCGCGTCTCGGGCAAGAAGGCGGCGGCGATCGCAGGGTTGATCGCGGTCGGGACCTATCTCGTCATCTCGGGCGCGCCGCCGCCGGCCGAGCGCGCCGCGATTACCGCGTCGATCGCCTTTCTGGCGATCCTGACGGATCGGCAGGCGGTGACCATGCGGGCGCTGTCGGCGGCGGCTTTTGTCGTGCTCTTGTTGCGGCCAGAGGCGGTCGTGACGCCCGGGTTCCAGATGTCGTTCGCGGCGACGGCGGCGCTGGTGGCGCTTGTCGAGGTCTGGCCGCGCCGTATCCGCGAATTCGCCGCGCCCTGGCCTATCGTCGCCGCGCAGCGGTTCGGCAGTTGGCTGATGGCCGCCTGCGCCGCCAGCCTGGTGGCGGGCATGGCGACCGGACCGTTCGCCATGCAGCACTTCAATCGCACGGCCGTCTACGGGCTGATCGCCAATATGGCGACGGCGCCGCTGGCGGATTTCGTCATGATGCCCGCCCTGGCGCTGGGCGCAGCGCTGGAGCCTTTGGGACTGGGCGCGCCCTTCCTGTGGGTGGCGGGTCAGTCAGTCGACGCCATGCTGATGATCGGACACTGGGCGGCCAGTCTGCCCGGCGCCGTGAAGGCGATCCCCAGCGCTCCTGCGGCCGCCCTGCCGGTCGCCTTTCTGGGCATATTGTTCATGTGCCTGTGGCGGGGGCCGTGGCGGTTTCTGGGCTTGCCGTTTGCGGCGGCTGTGCTGATCTGGCCGCGCCCGGCCCCGCCGGATATCTGGATCGGCGATGGTGGAGCGAATGCGGCCTATCGGCTCGAAAGCGACGCGGTCGTGGTGCGGCCGGCAGTGCGCCAATTCGCCAGCGACCTTTGGTCCCGGCGTCGAGGGCTGGAGCCGGTCGCACGGTCGCCCGAGGGCTGGACCTGCAAGCGTTCCTACTGCGCGCCGGACGGCGAACCGGGGCCGCTGGCGCTGTGGTGGGGCAAGGCGGCGCCGACGCCCGAGCAGCTGGATCAGATGTGCCGTAGCGCGCAGGTGATCAGCGTGCGCGCCGTGATCACAACCCTGCCGTCGTCGTGCCAAGGGCGGCTGGTGCTGGACGGCGCCGACTATGCGCGCGGCGGTTCGGTGGAGTTATGGCGCGACGGCGCCGGCGGCTGGCGCGCCCTGTGGGCGGCGGAAGTGCGGGGACGGCGACCGTGGAGCGGTGGAGGAGCAGAATAG
- a CDS encoding acyl-CoA dehydrogenase family protein, protein MDFTLTERERSFQARVRAFMADKVRPRVAAVHAEIAEGDRWAAPLPSIEALKAEARAAGLWNLFMPPAPEGMAEPDDFQFTGERLTNLEYALCAEEMGRIEWASEVFNCSAPDTGNMEVLHRYGSPAQKAQWLIPLMNGEIRSAFLMTEPAVASSDATNIQTQIRRDGDCYVINGRKWWSSGAGDPRCRVAIVMGKTDPDEKTYRQQSMILVPMDAPGVKIERPLSVYGYDHAPHGHMEVSLTDVRVPVENILLGEGRGFEIAQGRLGPGRIHHCMRTIGAAEEALEAMTRRLMSRVAFGKRIGEHSVWEERVARARIDIEMTRLLCLKAADMMDRAGNKAAKDEIAMIKVQAPMMALRIIDDAIQAHGGGGVSQDFELAAAWAGIRTLRLADGPDEVHARAIARSEFARHAEAAR, encoded by the coding sequence ATGGATTTCACCCTGACGGAACGCGAGCGTTCGTTTCAGGCGCGCGTCCGGGCCTTCATGGCCGACAAGGTGCGTCCGCGCGTCGCCGCCGTCCACGCCGAGATCGCTGAAGGCGACCGCTGGGCCGCGCCCCTGCCCTCGATCGAGGCGTTGAAGGCCGAGGCGCGCGCCGCCGGCCTGTGGAACCTGTTCATGCCCCCCGCCCCCGAAGGCATGGCCGAGCCGGACGATTTCCAGTTCACGGGCGAACGGCTGACCAACCTCGAATACGCCCTGTGCGCCGAAGAGATGGGCCGCATCGAATGGGCCAGCGAGGTGTTCAACTGCTCGGCGCCCGACACGGGCAATATGGAGGTGCTGCACCGCTACGGCTCACCCGCTCAGAAGGCGCAGTGGCTGATTCCGTTGATGAACGGCGAGATCCGCTCAGCCTTCCTGATGACCGAACCGGCCGTCGCTTCGTCTGACGCCACCAATATCCAGACGCAAATCCGTCGCGACGGCGACTGCTATGTCATCAACGGCCGCAAATGGTGGTCGTCGGGCGCGGGCGATCCGCGTTGCCGCGTCGCCATCGTCATGGGCAAGACCGACCCGGACGAGAAGACCTATCGCCAGCAGTCGATGATCCTGGTGCCGATGGATGCGCCGGGCGTGAAGATCGAGCGGCCGCTGAGCGTCTATGGCTATGACCACGCCCCGCACGGCCACATGGAGGTCAGCCTCACCGACGTGCGGGTGCCGGTCGAGAATATCCTGCTGGGCGAGGGGCGCGGCTTCGAGATCGCGCAGGGGCGCCTTGGCCCCGGCCGCATCCACCACTGCATGCGCACCATCGGCGCGGCCGAAGAGGCGCTGGAGGCGATGACGCGCCGCCTGATGTCTCGCGTCGCCTTCGGCAAGCGGATCGGCGAGCATTCGGTCTGGGAAGAGCGCGTCGCCCGCGCCCGCATCGACATCGAGATGACGCGCCTGCTGTGCCTCAAGGCCGCCGACATGATGGACCGCGCGGGCAATAAGGCGGCCAAGGACGAGATCGCCATGATCAAGGTCCAGGCGCCGATGATGGCCCTGCGCATAATCGACGACGCCATCCAGGCCCACGGCGGCGGCGGCGTGTCCCAGGACTTCGAGCTGGCGGCGGCCTGGGCGGGTATCCGCACCCTGCGCCTCGCCGACGGCCCCGACGAGGTGCACGCCCGCGCCATCGCCCGGTCCGAGTTCGCCCGCCACGCTGAGGCGGCGCGATGA